The Gemmatimonas phototrophica region GCAGTTCCTCCGCATGGGGAGTGCCCCCCACGGACGCCGCTGGAACAGCGGTCGTCCCCGCTGTTTCCCAATGCCTGTGTGGGGCACGGCAGCGCAGACGCCAGCACTCGGACCTCTCATCGTCGTGGTTATCGGATGTCTCACCCTCGATATCCATCGCACCTCGATAGTCACAACGCTCTCACCTCCAAGTCCCGCCTCGGCAATCGCAGATCTCAGATGTCAGATAGCAGATAGCAACGCTCAGCTGACCTCGCTCGGCCATGTGCATTCTCGTCCTATTGCCCGCGCCACCGCCTGCACCTGCTGCATCAACTGCGTGAATGCACTGAATTCGAGACTCTGCTCGCCGTCGCTCTTGGCGCATTTGGGGTCGGGGTGCACTTCTACAATGAGGCCGTCGGCACCCGCCGCCACGGCCGCGAGCGCCAGTGGCGTGACCAAGTGCGCACGACCGCCGGCGTGTGAGGGATCCACAATCACCGGCAAATGCGTCTCGCGCTTGAGCACGGGAATGGCCGCCACGTCCATCGTGTTACGCGTCGCGGTTTCGTAGGTGCGAATACCACGCTCACACAACATCACATCGCCGTTTCCCTGCGCCAGCACATACTCGGCGGCCATCAGTAACTCGGTAATGGTGCCGCTGAGTCCGCGCTTGAGCAGCACCGGGCGCTGCACTTTTCCCACTTCACTCAGCAGCGGAAAGTTCTGCATGTTGCGCGCGCCAATCTGCATCACGTCGGCGTAGCTCGCGACCAGCTCCACCTGCCGCGGGTCCATCACTTCCGTCACAATGGGCATGCCGGTTTCCGCGCGCACATCGGCGAGAATCTTGAGGCCGTCTTCGCCCATCCCCTGAAACGCGTACGGGCTCGAGCGCGGCTTGAACGCCCCGCCGCGCAACAGTCGCGCGCCCGCCTGCTGCACCGCCCGCGCGGTATCGAACATCATCTCGCGCCCTTCCACGCTGCACGGCCCCGCCATTACCACCACATCGCGGCCGCCAATCACCGTGTCGGCCGGGTCGCCCAGTCGAATGGCGGTATTCCCCACCGAGAACTCGCGCGACGCAATCTTGTAGGGCTTGAGCACGGGCATCACGCGTTCCACGCCGTCCAGCTGCGTAAGCCCATGTTCGCTGAGCGCCCCTTCGTCGCCAATGCACCCCACAATGGTGCGTTGCTCGCCGCGGGACACGTGGGTGCGCAGCCCCGCCGCCTCCACATGTTCAATGATGCGGTCGAGCGCTTCGGGGGTGATGCCGGCGGTAGTGACGATGATCATGTGCGGTCCTCAGGAGTGGTGGTCAATGAGCCACCGAGGAACCCGCCCCGCCCAGCCCCCGGAAACAACCGAGGCCCGTGCGGTTGCACGGGCCTCTCGGTTGGTCGGGAGCGTCAGCCTGTCAGCTGCGCATGCCAATCATGCCG contains the following coding sequences:
- the aroF gene encoding 3-deoxy-7-phosphoheptulonate synthase is translated as MIIVTTAGITPEALDRIIEHVEAAGLRTHVSRGEQRTIVGCIGDEGALSEHGLTQLDGVERVMPVLKPYKIASREFSVGNTAIRLGDPADTVIGGRDVVVMAGPCSVEGREMMFDTARAVQQAGARLLRGGAFKPRSSPYAFQGMGEDGLKILADVRAETGMPIVTEVMDPRQVELVASYADVMQIGARNMQNFPLLSEVGKVQRPVLLKRGLSGTITELLMAAEYVLAQGNGDVMLCERGIRTYETATRNTMDVAAIPVLKRETHLPVIVDPSHAGGRAHLVTPLALAAVAAGADGLIVEVHPDPKCAKSDGEQSLEFSAFTQLMQQVQAVARAIGRECTWPSEVS